A stretch of Onychomys torridus chromosome 2, mOncTor1.1, whole genome shotgun sequence DNA encodes these proteins:
- the Eva1b gene encoding protein eva-1 homolog B has protein sequence MDAPRKDMELLSNSLAAYAHIRANPESFGLYFVLGVCFGLLLTLCLLVISISCAPRSRPRAPALRRDPRGSTLEPEDEDDEDEDTMTRLGPDDTLPGQELSTEPDGPLSVNVFTSAEELERAQRLEERERILREIWRTGQPDLLGTGTLGPGATATGTLGRMHYY, from the exons ATGGATGCCCCGAGGAAGGACATGGAGCTACTCAGCAACAGCCTGGCGGCCTATGCACACATCCGAG CTAACCCTGAGAGCTTCGGCCTTTACTTCGTGCTGGGCGTCTGCTTCGGCCTGCTGCTGACCTTGTGCCTGCTAGTCATCAGCATCTCCTGTGCGCCTCGCTCGAGGCCCCGGGCCCCTGCTCTGCGCCGGGACCCTCGAGGCAGCACCCTAGAGCcggaggatgaggatgatgagGATGAAGACACCATGACGAGGCTGGGCCCCGATGACACACTCCCGGGCCAGGAGCTGTCTACCGAGCCCGACGGGCCCCTTAGTGTCAATGTCTTCACATCAGCAGAAGAGCTGGAGCGCGCACAGAGGCTGGAGGAACGTGAGCGAATCCTTCGGGAGATCTGGCGCACCGGGCAGCCAGACCTGCTGGGCACCGGCACGCTTGGGCCCGGAGCCACTGCCACGGGCACACTGGGCCGCATGCACTATTATTGA
- the Stk40 gene encoding serine/threonine-protein kinase 40, producing the protein MKRRASDRGAGETSAKAKALGSGIAGNNAKRAGPFVLGPRLGNSPVPSIVQCLARKDGTDDFYQLKILTLEERGEQGIESQEERQGKMLLHTEYSLLSLLHTQDGVVHHHGLFQDRTCEAVEDTESGRMVKKMKKRICLVLDCLCAHDFSDKTADLINLQHYVIKEKRLSERETVVIFYDVVRVVEALHQKNIVHRDLKLGNMVLNKRTHRITITNFCLGKHLVSEGDLLKDQRGSPAYISPDVLSGRPYRGKPSDMWALGVVLFTMLYGQFPFYDSIPQELFRKIKAAEYTIPEDGRVSENTVCLIRKLLVLDPQQRLAAAAVLETLSAIIASWQSLSSLSGPLQVVPDIDDQISNSDSSQEAKVTEECSQYEFENYMRQQLLLAEEKSSIHEARTWVPKRQFGSMPPVRRLGHDAQPMTSLDTAVLAQRYLRK; encoded by the exons GTCCCCGTCTGGGCAACTCACCGGTACCGAGCATTGTGCAGTGTTTGGCGAGGAAAGACGGCACAGATGACTTCTATCAGTTGAAG ATCCTCACCCTcgaggagagaggagagcaagGAATAGAGAGCcaggaggagaggcagggcaAGATGCTGCTGCACACCGAGTACTCACTGCTCTCCCTGCTGCACACACAGGACGGTGTGGTCCATCACCACGGGCTCTTCCAG GACCGCACCTGTGAAGCGGTCGAGGACACAGAGTCTGGCCGGATggtgaagaagatgaagaaacgCATCTGCCTCGTCCTGGACTGCCTCTGTGCACACGACTTCAGTGACAAGACCGCCGACCTCATCAACCTACAGCACTATGTCATCAAGGAGAAGAGGCTCAGTGAACGGGAGACTGTGGTCATTTTCTATGATGTGGTGCGCGTGGTGGAAGCCCTGCACCAG AAAAACATCGTGCACAGAGACCTGAAGCTTGGGAACATGGTGCTGAATAAAAG GACCCACCGGATAACTATCACCAACTTCTGCCTTGGGAAACATCTTGTGAGTGAGGGGGACCTGCTGAAGGACCAGAGGGGGAGCCCTGCCTACATCAGTCCTGATGTGCTCAGTG GCCGGCCGTACCGGGGCAAGCCTAGTGACATGTGGGCCCTGGGTGTGGTTCTCTTCACCATGCTCTACGGCCAATTCCCCTTCTACGACAGCATTCCACAGGAGCTCTTCCGCAAGATCAAGGCTGCGGAGTACACCATCCCCGA GGATGGGAGGGTCTCTGAGAACACAGTGTGTCTTATCCGGAAACTGCTGGTCCTTGACCCCCAGCAAcgcctggctgctgctgctgtcctagAGACCCTCAGTGCCATCATCGCATCTTG GCAATCACTGTCCTCTCTGAGTGGGCCTTTGCAAGTGGTTCCAGACATTGATGACCAAATAAGCAACTCTGACAGCTCCCAGGAG GCAAAAGTGACAGAGGAGTGTTCCCAGTATGAGTTTGAGAACTACATgcggcagcagctgctgctcgcTGAAGAGAAGAGCTCCATCCATGAGGCCCGGACGTGGGTGCCCAAGCGGCAGTTCGGGAGCATGCCACCAGTACGACGGCTGGGCCATGACGCACAGCCCATGACCTCCTTGGACACAGCCGTCCTGGCACAGCGCTACCTGCGGAAATAG